AAAAGATAGACTAACGCCTTCTTCATATGACCTATCGTCGCATGATATATCGCATGATCTACATTCGTGGTTCTATCGGTAAGTTTGAAGTTCACACGGACTTAGATAGCCAAACCCTCGGGTTTGGTTTTCCGCTCTCGATTAGCGAGGGGAAGTCATATTTAAATATTGATAAGGAGTTTGTAAGCGTTGCAGTGGGATTTAATCACTTTTTGGGCCGGAATTTCTATCTTGGTGTGGAGTTCTTTGAGTATATTCAAAAAATCGGTGGTAACAGTGGGACCCATCTATCTATTGGCTCTCTTTCCAGCTCCGATCTACAGGATGAGTACCAAGACATCAAGACGTTTAGCAAGGCCCCGATCCATATCCAGCCAAGCCTGTCCTTGGGTTTTTCTTTTTAGTACCTAGTCGATTTGAAGCCTTGGCGTTGTTGACTTCGTCACACGCTCGTCACCGTACCCAGCAAGTACTTGTCTCCTCGCTCGTTCCTTGTCCTAGCCGAGAATTCAATTTGACTAGGCACTCGTTTTGCCAAATTTCCAAAATAAAGAATACATAAAAAGATCTTGGATATATCTTTAGTCTATCTTTATTGTCTCGAAACATGAATCCGCTAAGAAACCCAGCGACATGAGAGATAACCCCTAAGAGGTAGCCTAGGATGAATGAGACAAAACAGGTAAAAGATCTTTTGGATACTCCCATTGCCCGTCGCCGATTTTTGAGTGGTGGTGCAACTGTAGCAGCAGTGAGCTTTCTTGGCGGTGGAGTCATGTCTTCCTGCGGGAAAGATGACGATGATAAGCGAAATCCTCCCGAAGACAACCCAGACCTTGGCTTAGGCGGTGGTGAGCAACCTGATCCTACCGGACCGAACCCAACGCCTAAAGAACCTCTGCTCGGTTTCAACAGGATCGATCCTGTGCTTGATGAAACGTTCGACTGGATGGCTGTGCCAGAAGGCTATAATGCCCAGGTTTTTTTCAGCTGGGGCGATCCGGTCGTTGCTGGAGCACCGAGCATGCTTGAAAGTACCCAACACACAGCGGCAGATCAAGAAAAGCAAGCTGGTCAAAATCACGATGGCATGCATTATTTCCCCATTGATGGTAGCAGCGAGCATGGCCTTCTTGTGATGAACCATGAGTATATCAACCAGTGGAGTCTACACCCCGCCGGTGACACGTTAGTCAACGGGGTGAGGCCACAGGAAGAAGTTCTAAAAGAGCTAGCTGCTCATGGAGTCAGCGTTCTTGAAGTTAAAAAGAATGGCAAAGACTGGTCGATCGTCAGCGATTCTAAGTATGGCCGGCGAATCCACGGCCAAACCAAAATGATGATCACGGGGCCCGCAGCAGGTACCGATGCCTTGAAGACTGTGGCGGATCCTGAGGGTCGCACTGTTTATGGTACCTACAACAACTGCGCGATGGGATATACTCCTTGGGGAACCTATCTCGCCTGTGAAGAAAACTTCCAAGGTTACTTTGGCAATAAAGATGAGACGGATTTCGAATCTCGACGGGAGCATAAGCGCTACGGAATCGGAACTAAGAATCGCTATGATTGGGACACTGTGATGGAGCGCTTTGATGCGACTCCAAAAGCAAATCTCGATCATCAGGGGTACGTGAACGAGCCTAATCGCTTTGGGTGGGTTGTCGAAATCGATCCGTTCGATCCGAAGTCAGATCCTGTCAAGCGAACTGCGATGGGTCGATTGGTTCGTGAGTGCGCTACACCATCGGTCATGGATGATGGCAAGATGGCCTTTTACATGGGTGATGACTCTAGAGGCGAATACATCTATAAGTTTGTCCCCAAAGGAACCTACGATCCCAAAAAGTCTAGCAAGGAAAATGGTGCTTTGTTGGATGAGGGCACCCTCTATGTTGCGGTCTTCTATGAGGATGGAACCGGTGAATGGGCCGCTTTAGAGCATGGCAAGAACGGCCTGACGGCTCTTAATGGCTTTCGCGATCAAGCAGATATTGTGATCAACGCTAGATCAGCAGCAGACCATGTAGGCGCGACGCCAATGGATCGCCCGGAGTGGGTCGCGATTCATCCCGAAAGCAAGGATGTTTATGTAACCCTTACCAATAACTCTCGTCGTGGCAATGGTGATGCTCGCCAAACTGTAAACGCTGCGAACCCGCGGGAAGCTAACCTTCACGGCCACATCGTTAAGATAGCTGAGGCAAACAACCGTGCTGATGCTGTGAGCTTTGAGTGGGATATATTCCTTATGGCTGGTGATCCTTCCGCTGAGAATGAAACCTTAAAGGGTGACATCAAAGGCGATATCTTTTCCAGCCCCGATGGACTCTATTTCGATCAAGACGGTCGTCTTTGGATTCAAACCGATTACTCAGACTCATCAGACAACAATGTCAATTTCGGATTGAATCAGATGTTAGCTTCCGATCCGGAAACCAAAGAAGTTCGGCGATTCTTTGTCGGCCCAAAAGGCTGCGAAGTGACAGGTATAACGAAAACTCCAGATGGCACCTCCATGTTCATCAATGTTCAGCATCCCAAACTGCACTTCCCAGATCGTTCTGGAAAGAACCCGCCGAGGTCTTCAACCATTTTGATCCAGAAGGATGACGGAGGCATCGTCGGAGCATAAATGGTTTGTAACTGAGAATGGAGCACGATGCTCCATTCTCGGCGTCAGTTCTTAAAATCCAACTAACCATAACCAAGTTCCACAGGCTTAATCTAGTGCACCACTCATTAGGCTCGTCTCTCGCGCTACGTCGCAAGCTCCTTTGCGCACGAGCCTTCGCCTATGATTCTGGGCAATGGTTTGATAAGATGATTCATGCCTCAAAAACAGGAAGCTCAGCACTCGAAACGGGAGTCCCCTTTGCACTGCCTTTTGCCTCGGTGTTTCGTTCTTTGTCTTATCTTAGCCATGTCTTGTAAAACCTCAAGTAACAAACTCAAGACTCAAGGAGTCTCATCCGCTGCTGTTCCTTGTGAAAATAATCACTCTCTTGCTTGGGTCGAAGCTTTGGCGTTTTCTACGAAGGCTCCCCCTCACGCACTAAACTGCATTAGAGATGAG
This DNA window, taken from Pseudobacteriovorax antillogorgiicola, encodes the following:
- a CDS encoding PhoX family protein → MNETKQVKDLLDTPIARRRFLSGGATVAAVSFLGGGVMSSCGKDDDDKRNPPEDNPDLGLGGGEQPDPTGPNPTPKEPLLGFNRIDPVLDETFDWMAVPEGYNAQVFFSWGDPVVAGAPSMLESTQHTAADQEKQAGQNHDGMHYFPIDGSSEHGLLVMNHEYINQWSLHPAGDTLVNGVRPQEEVLKELAAHGVSVLEVKKNGKDWSIVSDSKYGRRIHGQTKMMITGPAAGTDALKTVADPEGRTVYGTYNNCAMGYTPWGTYLACEENFQGYFGNKDETDFESRREHKRYGIGTKNRYDWDTVMERFDATPKANLDHQGYVNEPNRFGWVVEIDPFDPKSDPVKRTAMGRLVRECATPSVMDDGKMAFYMGDDSRGEYIYKFVPKGTYDPKKSSKENGALLDEGTLYVAVFYEDGTGEWAALEHGKNGLTALNGFRDQADIVINARSAADHVGATPMDRPEWVAIHPESKDVYVTLTNNSRRGNGDARQTVNAANPREANLHGHIVKIAEANNRADAVSFEWDIFLMAGDPSAENETLKGDIKGDIFSSPDGLYFDQDGRLWIQTDYSDSSDNNVNFGLNQMLASDPETKEVRRFFVGPKGCEVTGITKTPDGTSMFINVQHPKLHFPDRSGKNPPRSSTILIQKDDGGIVGA